The genomic stretch GTTAAGTGGTGGAAGACAACCTTTTCATCAATACGGTTGATGAATTCTGGACGATAAGTTTTCTTAAGCTCTTCCATGATACGTTTTTGCATAGCATCATAATCATGAGCCATATCACGCGCACCAAATCCAACAGTTTTATCATCACGAAGAGCTGTCGCACCAAGGTTTGACGTCATGATAATAATCGTATTTGAGAAATCAACTTTACGACCACGACTATCTGTCAACACACCATCATCCAAAACTTGAAGAAGGACGTTGAAAATATCTGGATGAGCTTTTTCAACTTCATCGAAAAGAAGGACTGAATAAGGTTTGTTACGAACTTTTTCAGTCAATTCGCCACCTTCTTCATAACCAACGTATCCTGGAGGAGCTCCGTTAAGACGACTAGCCGCAAATTTTTCCATGTATTCAGACATGTCAAAGCGGATAAGTGTTGATTCATCATCAAAGAGAAGTTCAGCCAAAGCTTTAGCTAATTCAGTCTTACCAACACCAGTAGGTCCCAAGAACATGAATGACCCAATTGGACGTTTTCCTGTACGGATACCTGCTTGATTACGACGGATTGCTCGGCTAATCGCTGAAATAGCAGCATCTTGACCAATCACACGTTTGTGCAATTCTTTTTCAAGCGTCAAATATTTCTTGCTGTCGGCTTGCGTCATTTTTTCAACTGGAATACCTGACAAGCGACTAAGAGTTGCCATAATGTCATCTTCTGTCACAGCTGTTGGCTTACGTGTCACAGCTTTACGTGATGCTTTTAGCAATTTTGTAGCTTTTTTGAAATCACCTTCTAAGATAGCTTGGTCAGCTGGAGTTAAGTCAGAAGGTGTTTCTTTTTTCACCAAACCTTGAACGGTTGCACTAGCTTCATCAAGCAAATCAATAGCTGAGTCTGGTAGATTTTTACTTGTCAAATAACGGTGTGCAGCTTTAACAGCCGTCAACACAGCTTGATCAGAAATCGTCACATTATGGAAAGTTTCGTAAGATTTCTTAAGCCCAAGTAAAATTTGATAAGCATCTTCAACACTTGGTTCTTCAATCGTAATTTTCGCAAAACGACGTGAAAGAGCTGCATCTTTTTCGATATGTTTTTGATATTCTTCTTGAGTTGTCGCACCAACCATGTGAAGCGTACCACGTGCAAGAGCAGGTTTTAAGATATTAGCAGCATCTAAAGTACTATCAATTCCAGAACCAGATCCCATAATAGTGTGCACTTCATCGATGAATAAAATAATATGACCATCAGCTTCAATGTCTGAGATGATTTGGTTCATGCGTTCTTCGAAATCACCACGGAAACGAGTTCCCGCAACAACACTCATCATATCAAGCTCTAAGACACGCATGTCTTGAAGCTCATAAGGAATTTCACCATTAACAATACGTTGTGCCAAACCATAAGCAAGAGCTGTTTTACCAACACCAGCTTCACCGACCAAGACAGGATTATTTTTAGTCTTACGGCTAAGTACTTGAACCATGCGAGAGACTTCTTTTTCACGTCCGATAACTGGCTCAAGTTTTCCTTGACGAGCTAATTCAGTTAAATCACGAGTGAAGTCTGATAATTCTCCCGCAGTTGACTGAGGTTTCATCATTTCTGAGAAAGCTCCGCCCATTGTAGCTTTTTTGGGTTTGCGAAGATCGTGAATAGCTTTGATTTTTTCTTTAGTAAATCCAGCATTACGTGACAATGATTTACGCAAATCAAGCAAGCGTGCTGAATCACCATCTTCTTTATTTTTAAATCCAGCAACTTCCAAAAGACGTGTCGCAAACAAATCGAGATTCAACAACATAGCATAAAGGACATGCTCTGTTCCGACTTCAGTGCTTCCAGTCACTTTGCAAATTGACTCAGCAAAAGTTAAGACGTCTTTTAGGGCTTTAGATTGTTCTAAGAACTGCACATTTTTAACATCTGCCAAAGGTGATTTCCCGAGCGCCAAAACAGCTGCCGCTTCGTACTCTTCGTAAGCAATCTTATTTTGGTATTCAGCAAATGTTAACCCTGCCACTGAATCATGAACAGCTACCATGGCTAAAAGCACATGCCAACTTTCTAAATATGGGCTTTCAAATCGCGCCGCTTGGTACTGGGCGATACTGAAAACCTCCTGCATTTTCATTGAATATTCACTCATAAATGGAATCCTTTTCTATCTAATCTTTGTAAGATTTTTCGCAACATACGCGCACGAATTTCAGGAGCATCTTTTCCCAAAACCTCATCAGTAGCTGTTGCTAAAATCAGATTTCCTTCACGTTCACTAATAATTTTTTCGTCAAAAAGTAATTGAATCAAATCTGTAAAGACTTGCTCGCTGATACGTTCACCGATATTTGCCATAAGGTTGTCAAACAATTGGTGTTGGTCTGAAAATCGCACTCTAGCAATGCGAATATAGCCACCGCCACCACGCTTACTTTCGACTGTATAGCCACGACTTTCTGTAAAACGTGTTTTGATCACGTAGTTAATTTGGCTAGGAACAACTTGAAAGGCATCTGCCAAGTTTGACCGCTTAATCTCAGCAATACCTGATTGGGCAAGTAATTGCTTGATGTATTCTTCAATACTATCAGATGTATTTTTTGCCATTAGCTTCCTCCTTTTCAAGATTAAAGACCATTTCAAGATGGACTCTCTTTGACTATAACTGACTAATATTATAACAAAAATATCACTTTTTATAAACGAAAATACACCAAATGACCTGCTCTCGTAAGCTTTTCTCACCATTTAAAATAAATAGTGCTTATTAAGCAATAGTATTTTACTATTAGAACAGATTTTAGTTGAGTTTGTTTCCTAGATAAGATACAATTAACCTTGTAACAAATGAAAGGTTTCAAGTAATGAACTATATTATTACATTTTTAATCGGCATGGTGCCACTTATTGAG from Streptococcus ruminicola encodes the following:
- a CDS encoding ATP-dependent Clp protease ATP-binding subunit; protein product: MSEYSMKMQEVFSIAQYQAARFESPYLESWHVLLAMVAVHDSVAGLTFAEYQNKIAYEEYEAAAVLALGKSPLADVKNVQFLEQSKALKDVLTFAESICKVTGSTEVGTEHVLYAMLLNLDLFATRLLEVAGFKNKEDGDSARLLDLRKSLSRNAGFTKEKIKAIHDLRKPKKATMGGAFSEMMKPQSTAGELSDFTRDLTELARQGKLEPVIGREKEVSRMVQVLSRKTKNNPVLVGEAGVGKTALAYGLAQRIVNGEIPYELQDMRVLELDMMSVVAGTRFRGDFEERMNQIISDIEADGHIILFIDEVHTIMGSGSGIDSTLDAANILKPALARGTLHMVGATTQEEYQKHIEKDAALSRRFAKITIEEPSVEDAYQILLGLKKSYETFHNVTISDQAVLTAVKAAHRYLTSKNLPDSAIDLLDEASATVQGLVKKETPSDLTPADQAILEGDFKKATKLLKASRKAVTRKPTAVTEDDIMATLSRLSGIPVEKMTQADSKKYLTLEKELHKRVIGQDAAISAISRAIRRNQAGIRTGKRPIGSFMFLGPTGVGKTELAKALAELLFDDESTLIRFDMSEYMEKFAASRLNGAPPGYVGYEEGGELTEKVRNKPYSVLLFDEVEKAHPDIFNVLLQVLDDGVLTDSRGRKVDFSNTIIIMTSNLGATALRDDKTVGFGARDMAHDYDAMQKRIMEELKKTYRPEFINRIDEKVVFHHLTQENMRDVVKIMVKPLIATLAEKDITLKFQPSALKYLAEAGYDPEMGARPLRRTLQDKVEDKLSELILSGELASGNTLKIGVSKGQLKFDIA
- a CDS encoding CtsR family transcriptional regulator; the encoded protein is MAKNTSDSIEEYIKQLLAQSGIAEIKRSNLADAFQVVPSQINYVIKTRFTESRGYTVESKRGGGGYIRIARVRFSDQHQLFDNLMANIGERISEQVFTDLIQLLFDEKIISEREGNLILATATDEVLGKDAPEIRARMLRKILQRLDRKGFHL